The Gossypium hirsutum isolate 1008001.06 chromosome A03, Gossypium_hirsutum_v2.1, whole genome shotgun sequence genome contains the following window.
TGAAGAGCTccaaaatacaataaattgtttaaagaaagaatttgagatgaaagatcttgaaAAAACAAAGTTTTATCTTGGCTTACAGATCaagcatttaaaagatggaattcatgtTCATTATTCAACTTATACAgaaaagatattaaagaaattttacatggataaaacACACCCATTAAGTACTCCGATGGTTGTACgatcgttagatgtgaataaagatcaatttcgtccTTGCAAGGATGGTGAAGAGTTTCTTGATCCTGAAACACTATATTTTAGTGCCATaggggcattgatgtatcttgcaaacaacgCAAGACCTGATGTAACTTTCATTGTAAAATTGTTAGTAAGATTTATTTCTTctccaacacgtagacattggaatgaaattaaacatgtatttagatatctcaaATGGACtattgatatggggttattttattcaaatgattcaaaatccctattagttggctatgctgatgctggatacttatcagatccacataaaggttgatctcaaataggatatttatttacatgtgaggATACTGCCATATCATGACGTTTAACAAAGCAAACATTAGTTGCTGCTTCTTTAAATTATacagaaataattgcaatgcatgaggctAGTTGAGAGTGtatttggctaaggttattaacccaacatatccAGACGATATGTAATTTGCTTTTACAGAAAAAGATGTCAACTATCTTATACAAAGATAATgcaatatttataattcaattgcAGGATGATTGTATCAAATGTGACAGAACAAAAAcgtatttcaccaaaattattcttcacccatgatcttgagaaaagaggtgatataaatgttcaacaaatttgttctAGTGAGAATTTAATAGATCTTTTTATTAAGGCATTACCAACTccaacatttgaaagactacaGAACGAaatatatttcaccaaaattattcttcacctaTGATCTTGAGAAAAGATGTGCtataaatgttcaacaaattcgttctagtgagaatttagcagatctttttactaaggtattgccaacttcaacatttgaaagactactacacaAGATTAGAATGCGTTGACTCAAAAAAGTAATGTAATGTTGCCATCAGGGAGAGTCTAAAAACAAGTTGTATTCTTTTACTTTAACCAAGATTTTGTAATCATCCCTttttatcaataaagtacattctctattgctttcatattttctttgttctttattctcttcatctctctttattttataatagttTTTCTATTATAGGGCATAAGACGATCTTATATTTTACCTACAAGTTTTATATGATTTCATAAATATACAAGAACTTGAAACGGTAGAGTTAACAGAGTTTGATGCAAGTATGTAGTATATGTAAAATTGTCTTTTATATAAAAGATTATACTCCCTTCTTAAGTCCTATACTCAtatttacaaagaaaaaaaaatacaaatagcaTGTGCCATGTGTAAACATTTCATCTCTTAACCACCAAGATGCAGTGATTAATTCCCTTGTAGAAAGAGAACAACATCAAAATATTGCTACACTACTTAAGAGGAACAAAAGTGCTTcttgttatatttttaaaaattgtagaaaagtTTCAACAATAGTTACAACAGCgccaatgttttaaaatttttgcaaggAATAGCTTTGAATATAGTCCAACAATATATGTGAGACATGCTAAAAATGTTGTATGAAAAATCCACATATAAGCAAGATTTTCAGCCaaataattcaaaagtatttCACACTTCCATCACCATTGCCACCTCCCAACCCTAGGATAGATGCCTGAAATTTAGAGAAAAGAAATAATTATTACGCAAGAGCGGATCCACTACAATGGTCCAAGTTGAAGCCAAACTACCATTAAAATTACCTGCTGCACTGGCTATCAGGGAAATGCATAAgtgtcatttatttattttcaacagGGACCAATTAAAAAGAACGGTTTAGTTTTGGCAAGCCCATATTAACAACATTGGCAACACAAATCCGACCTTCCACAGCATCATTAACTTAAAAAGCAATCATCAAATTTGCAAGATGCAGTTTGCAACCTAAAGTATGTTTCAAAACATCATTTGCAATCATTTAAGTCAATCAGCAAGGATGCAACATATGAAATCTTTTAGAAAGGGAGTCAAGAACAGAAAATTTGGTGACAACTCATTATTTATCAACAATCTTGATTTTGTAATTCTAATTTTTCAGGTCATATCAATCAGCTTCAACAATATGAAACAAGTTTATAAAACCACTCTTTTTTTATCCCCTATTTCCTTCTTTTGTTTATAAATGATTTCTAGAATAGCAAGACTAAAACAAAACGAAATTTAGTCATATTTGCCAGGACAATCCAAACAAGAACCAAATTCCCAAACCTAGAAAGAACTTAAATCCACATTTCAgtatattcaaaaaaataaaaaaaatccacacTTCAGTGACAGCCAAAGGTACAAAAGGGTCAATATTTAACTATATTAGGATGATAAACCAAGTCCTAAACAAGAAAGTTTGTGTCTATCCAACCAaaattatttcaatgaaatggaACCAGAGGACAAAGTAAGGATCTACCTCTTGTAAAACTCCGTTACGTATCGCGAGCTGTTGTAGAAGACGAACCACACCAACACAATAACCAGTGTGTCTTCCATGGTTTAGGAACTAACAATTGGGAATTATAGTGATACTTGGACTTAAAAACTAGTGTGGTGACAAAGAAGCTAATAGGAGCCGTTGACTATTTTAAATCACAGATACGAAAGCTGATTAAAAttccaaaatcaaacattataaAATAAGACAACCAACCAACCAAATACTAAAATCGATGACACAGTCAATCAGATAATACCAGAAAATAGAAAACAACTCCTTAAATAACAAAATTAGCATAATTTTGCCATTGGATAGGCttccacaaaatgaccattttccattttcatcattttgttaGGTAAAAGAAGACTACTGATAAAAGTCATCGAAACAAAATATTAACAGCACTACAGTGTTCAAACCCTGAAAATTCTAAATGAGAACTTAAACAGATTAGGCATCTTCAGACAAAAAGTAAGTAAAAAAGGATACTGAAAAGGTAACGCTCCCACCAATCCAACATGTAGAGTCCAAAGGTGACATTGTAGAGATAGATCTTGCGTTGAACCCAATTCATATCTCTAACCCCTAAAAACAAATACAAATAGATGCCTGGAAAAATCATTGCAGACACAAACGATGATCAATTCAAAAATAAtccaataaaataaaagaacacaAATTCATTGAAAATGACATTATAGTTATAAAATGTGCTATATACATTGCTAACATCATCGTAACTTATAATTCAATTTCGGTCAGCTGCAACTTCTTTTTCCTCAATACAACGGGGCCATGAACCACATATTCATACATGATTATCATAATGATGTGAGGAAACTCGATAGTCCAATATCCAAATccttcttttatattatttacttGCGCTATAAAACAAACAAGAAAGAACAGCATTTTTTCAAGGAAACGAAGTGGAATAATGCCAAACCACAACAAACCACAACAAATTAAAATCAAGAGCAGGAAAACTGAAAATTGAACAATACTTGAGTTGTATCCACGGAGAAGGAGATTATGTCTTTggatcaaataaaaatataaatttaaatgcaAGGATTGAAGGAATTCTACGCtaatttcattaagaaatagCTTCAGATTTCTCGAACAACTTAGaaaaaaagcaaaacaaaatcTTGAGGAGAAATGAATCAAAAGCTTACCTAACCAATGAATACGCCGCCGACGGTCACGAAAATTACGGTTCCGGTGATCGGATCGAGAGTACAGAGCTCCTTTGGGATTTGCTAAGCCacagagagaaaaagaagagTTTTTAGCCTTTGGGTCTTGCGGTCAAAGAAGACGGCATATACTTTTCTTTAACGATTAAATGACAGAAATGCCATTTAATTTGCCACGTGTCAGTTTTTAATTCGCTCATTTTGATTGCAACCAAAGAGTGGTCCGTACCGTAAACTCCCCGCTTTGATTCAGTGGCAGAAATTAGAAAGCAAAAAATAAACCACCATAAACAGTTAACCTCCGATTTCGTTAAAATCTCTCATTTCTTCTCTCTCTGGAAAAAGAAATTAGGGTTTCGAAAACTTTTGAAGCAGAGATCGAAAGCAAATGGAGAGTGCATTAGCAAACGCCTCGGAAATTATAGACCAGAGGCAGAAAATCGAGCAATACAAACACATTCTATCAACTGTTTTCTCATCCAACGACATCGTTCAAGCCAAGAAATTCATCGATCATAGTAATTGCTTTACCTTTGCTTGATTTAAAGTTATCTAAGGTTTTTtaggtttaattattttattttattctttttagtgTTATCGGACGATGTTCCACTGGTGGTATCAAGGCAGCTTTTACAAACTTTCGCTCAAGAATTAGGAAGGTTGGAGCCTGAGGCACAAAAGGAAATTGCTCATTATACCCTTGCTCAAATTCAGCCTCGTGTCGTTTCATTTGAAGAACAGGTTCCTTTTAATTTGACAGCTAGCTCTTTAGTGCAAGTTACCTGAgaatttggagttttttttttattttttttaattttaaaataccacATTGTAAACTTTTTTCTATCGTCGAAAGAGTTTGATTGAAATATCACGATTTCATTAATTCTTCTTCTTCAAATTGTTACTGTTCTTATAGTTAAGTTTTTCTCGCGGCGTGACTTCAACTTTGGTCGAAGTTTGTATGCAAAACAAAGAATAGGGTTGTTTTTTCCTCCCCTTCCCTTTTTTTAAGTTTGGCGTTTTGATTTTCTTTGGATGAGGTGCTAATGGACTTATGAAATATGGATGATTGTTTAAATAAAGCTGCTTACTCTGTATGAGTTATATAGGTACTGATTATCCGAGAGAAACTTGCTGAGTTGTATGAGTCTGAGCAGCAGTGGTCAAAAGCAGCGCAGATGCTAAGTGGGATTGATTTAGATTCTGGAATGAGGTCCGAGAGTAAGATTGTCTTTAGTTTTTGTGATGAAGGTTGTTGAATATTTTCTTCTGTGTTCCTATTGATGAGCTTATCTGTTTTGTGATATGACTATCAGGGTTATTGATGATACATTCAGATTGTCAAAATGTGTCCAAATTGCCCGTCTCTATCTTGAGgtatttcaattttttgactgAATGCTAGCATTACATAGGCAAGTTTGGATGCCTTAGATTTTCAAGGAGTAATTCAGTTATTTATTCTATTTCTTGCATGTAAAATCAATATTGAAAGGTGACCTCAAACCATTGCTTGAATATTTTACAGGATGATGATTCTGTTAATGCAGAAGCTTTTATTAATAAAGCTTCATTCTTGGTTAGCAACAGTCAGCATGAAGTTTTGATTTTACAATACAAGGTTTGGCACAGTTTTTAGGTCAATAACTGTAATTTAGAGCTGGAATTCCTGttattctttcatttaatttcttttttcttttcctccgGTTTTCAGGTATGTTATGCAAGGATTTTGGATTTGAAGAGGAAGTTCTTGGAAGCAGCATTGCGATACTATGACATATCTCAAATTGAGAAGCGACAAATAGGAGACGAGTATGTAGTTAC
Protein-coding sequences here:
- the LOC107887054 gene encoding COP9 signalosome complex subunit 4, whose product is MESALANASEIIDQRQKIEQYKHILSTVFSSNDIVQAKKFIDHMLSDDVPLVVSRQLLQTFAQELGRLEPEAQKEIAHYTLAQIQPRVVSFEEQVLIIREKLAELYESEQQWSKAAQMLSGIDLDSGMRVIDDTFRLSKCVQIARLYLEDDDSVNAEAFINKASFLVSNSQHEVLILQYKVCYARILDLKRKFLEAALRYYDISQIEKRQIGDETIDEDALEQALSAAVTCTILAGAGPQRSRVLATLYKDERCSKLKIYPILQKVYLERILRKPEIDAFAEELKPHQKALLPDNFTVLDRAMIEHNLLSASKLYTNISFDELGTLLGIPPHKAEKIASRMIYEDRMRGSIDQVEAVIHFEDDTEELQQWDQQIVGVCQALNDILDSMAKKGMAVPV